A genomic window from Variovorax paradoxus includes:
- a CDS encoding ABC transporter ATP-binding protein, which yields MTPPSLPPTEGGSDATVLRLQGITKRFGSLVANDAISLDLQAGEVLALLGENGAGKSTLMSILFGHYVADEGSIEVFGAPLPPGNPKAALAAGVGMVHQHFTLADNLSVLDNVMMGTEPLWRPVSRRAAARARLLDVAQRFGLPVQPDAQIGNLSVGERQRVEILKALYRGARILILDEPTAVLTPQESEALFATLAQMVAQGLSVIFISHKLGEVLRVSHRIAVLRGGKLVAEARTADTTQAQLALWMVGHAVDVPQRRPAKSVGDAVCVLDHVSTASDKNGGQDRLREVSLTLRAGEITAIAGVSGNGQVALAELLCGTRRATSGTAQLMGRALPPSPARLVQRGVARIPEDRHAVGVVGDLPVWENAVSERLRSPVFSRWSWIVKRAAARLHARRIEKAFDVRGAGLMAPARSLSGGNMQKLILGRALLAPEQPEMAKGDDNKKYPNRAPRLIVAHQPTWGLDIGAVAYVQQQLIAARDAGAAVLVISDDLDEVLALGDRVAVMHGGHLGEARPAAAWTREAIGLAMAGATAAHAKGATP from the coding sequence GTGACCCCGCCTTCACTCCCTCCCACGGAGGGAGGAAGCGACGCCACCGTCCTGCGCCTCCAGGGCATCACCAAGCGCTTCGGCAGCCTCGTCGCCAACGACGCCATTTCCCTCGACCTGCAGGCCGGCGAAGTGCTCGCGCTGCTCGGCGAGAACGGCGCGGGCAAGTCGACGCTGATGTCTATCTTGTTCGGCCACTACGTCGCCGACGAAGGCAGCATCGAAGTCTTCGGCGCGCCGCTGCCTCCGGGCAACCCCAAGGCAGCGCTCGCTGCCGGCGTGGGCATGGTGCACCAGCATTTCACGCTGGCGGACAACCTCAGCGTGCTCGACAACGTGATGATGGGCACGGAGCCTCTATGGCGCCCGGTGTCGCGCCGCGCGGCCGCTCGCGCCCGGCTGCTCGATGTGGCTCAACGCTTCGGCCTGCCGGTGCAGCCCGACGCTCAAATTGGCAACCTGTCGGTGGGCGAACGACAGCGTGTGGAAATTCTCAAGGCGCTGTATCGCGGCGCGCGCATCCTGATCCTCGATGAGCCGACCGCCGTGCTGACGCCGCAGGAAAGCGAGGCACTGTTCGCCACGCTCGCGCAGATGGTGGCGCAGGGGCTGTCGGTGATCTTCATCAGCCACAAGCTCGGCGAGGTGCTGCGCGTATCGCACCGCATCGCCGTGCTGCGTGGCGGCAAGCTCGTGGCCGAAGCGCGCACGGCCGATACCACGCAGGCACAGCTCGCGCTGTGGATGGTCGGGCATGCAGTCGATGTGCCGCAGCGGCGGCCAGCCAAGTCGGTGGGCGATGCCGTCTGCGTTCTCGACCACGTGAGCACCGCATCAGACAAGAACGGCGGGCAAGACCGGCTGCGCGAGGTGTCGCTGACGCTGCGGGCTGGCGAGATCACCGCCATCGCCGGTGTTTCTGGCAACGGGCAGGTGGCGCTGGCCGAGCTGCTGTGCGGCACGCGCCGCGCCACGTCAGGCACCGCTCAGCTGATGGGCCGCGCCTTGCCGCCCTCGCCCGCCCGGCTGGTGCAGCGCGGCGTTGCGCGCATTCCTGAAGACCGGCACGCCGTCGGTGTGGTCGGCGACCTGCCGGTGTGGGAGAACGCTGTGTCGGAGCGCCTGCGCAGCCCGGTGTTCTCGCGCTGGTCGTGGATCGTGAAGCGCGCGGCCGCCCGCCTGCATGCGCGACGCATCGAAAAAGCATTCGACGTGCGCGGCGCCGGCCTGATGGCGCCGGCCCGTTCGCTCTCCGGCGGGAACATGCAGAAACTGATTCTGGGCCGCGCCCTGCTGGCGCCCGAGCAGCCCGAAATGGCCAAGGGCGACGACAACAAGAAGTACCCGAACCGCGCGCCGCGCCTGATCGTCGCGCACCAGCCGACCTGGGGCCTCGACATCGGCGCCGTGGCCTATGTGCAGCAGCAGCTGATTGCCGCGCGCGATGCCGGCGCGGCGGTGCTGGTGATTTCCGACGACCTCGACGAAGTGCTCGCGCTCGGCGACCGCGTGGCCGTGATGCACGGCGGCCATCTGGGCGAGGCACGCCCGGCCGCGGCCTGGACACGCGAAGCCATCGGGCTGGCCATGGCCGGCGCGACGGCTGCGCACGCCAAGGGAGCCACGCCATGA
- a CDS encoding 5'-methylthioadenosine/S-adenosylhomocysteine nucleosidase, which produces MKIRWASLLAAGVLALGLVGCVGVYKGTGVSINSSTRLDDTPRIAVLSAFEPELKLLLTRLQGPVKHSVNGVEFTTGTLEGKPVVLFLSGISMTNATMNTQLVLNRFRVTNIVFSGIAGGVNPSLHVGDVTVPAQWGQYLEVLMARETAPGKYAAPPFITDATLPNFGMMFPRPVEVRSAARPEIQRKFWFEADPKMLEVARSIRNVDLANCSAGKCLPRKPQLVVGGNGVSGQAFMDNKAYREYTYKTFQANVLDMETAAVGMVAYSNGVPYIAFRSLSDLAGGGDGENEMGTFMGIAADNSAKVMLAFLAAWK; this is translated from the coding sequence ATGAAGATCCGCTGGGCTTCCCTTCTCGCGGCCGGCGTGCTGGCCCTTGGCCTCGTGGGCTGCGTTGGCGTCTACAAGGGTACCGGCGTCAGCATCAACAGCAGCACGCGCCTGGACGACACCCCGCGCATCGCGGTGCTCTCGGCCTTCGAGCCCGAGCTCAAGCTGCTGCTCACGCGTCTGCAAGGCCCCGTGAAGCACAGCGTGAACGGCGTGGAGTTCACCACCGGCACGCTCGAAGGCAAGCCCGTGGTGCTGTTCCTGTCGGGCATCAGCATGACGAACGCGACGATGAACACGCAGCTCGTGCTCAACCGCTTTCGCGTGACGAACATCGTGTTCAGCGGCATTGCGGGTGGCGTGAATCCATCGCTGCATGTCGGCGACGTCACGGTGCCGGCGCAATGGGGCCAGTACCTCGAAGTGCTGATGGCGCGCGAAACCGCGCCCGGCAAATACGCTGCGCCGCCCTTCATCACCGATGCCACGCTGCCCAACTTCGGCATGATGTTCCCGCGCCCGGTGGAGGTGCGCTCGGCCGCGCGTCCGGAGATCCAGCGCAAGTTCTGGTTCGAAGCCGATCCGAAGATGCTCGAGGTGGCACGCAGCATCCGCAACGTCGACCTGGCCAACTGCAGCGCCGGCAAGTGCCTGCCGCGCAAGCCCCAGCTGGTGGTCGGTGGCAACGGTGTCTCGGGCCAGGCCTTCATGGACAACAAGGCCTACCGCGAATACACCTACAAGACCTTCCAGGCCAACGTGCTCGACATGGAAACCGCAGCCGTGGGCATGGTCGCCTACAGCAACGGCGTGCCCTACATCGCCTTCCGCTCGCTCAGCGACCTCGCGGGCGGCGGCGACGGCGAGAACGAGATGGGCACCTTCATGGGCATCGCGGCGGACAACTCCGCCAAGGTCATGCTGGCTTTCCTGGCTGCGTGGAAGTGA
- a CDS encoding BMP family protein gives MTARRQLIIRSVAIAAALAAGAPGLALAQAKLKVAAVYTVPFEQQWVGRIHKALKAAEARGEIEYKATENVSNADYERVMREYATAGNQLILGEVFGVEAAARKVAKDFPKVAFLMGSSLKPQAPNFSVFDNYIQEPAYLSGMVAGGMTKSNRIGMVGGFPIPEVNRLMNAFMAGAKETNPKVEFSVSFINSWFDPPKAKEAAFAMIDKGADVMYAERFGVSDAAKEKGKLAIGNVIDTQSQYPDTVVASALWNFEPAADRAIKLVKEGKFAAEDYGVYAQMKHKGSELAPLGTFEKKVPADIVAKVKARQADILSGKFIVKVDDAQPKSTAK, from the coding sequence GTGACAGCACGCCGCCAGTTGATCATCCGTTCCGTCGCCATTGCCGCAGCACTTGCGGCCGGCGCGCCCGGCCTTGCGCTCGCGCAGGCCAAGCTGAAGGTGGCGGCGGTGTACACCGTGCCCTTCGAGCAGCAATGGGTGGGCCGCATCCACAAGGCGCTGAAGGCTGCCGAGGCACGCGGCGAGATCGAATACAAGGCCACCGAGAACGTCAGCAACGCCGACTACGAGCGCGTGATGCGCGAGTACGCCACGGCCGGCAACCAGCTGATCCTGGGCGAGGTGTTCGGCGTGGAGGCGGCAGCGCGCAAGGTCGCGAAAGACTTTCCGAAGGTCGCCTTCCTGATGGGCTCGTCGCTCAAGCCGCAGGCGCCCAACTTCAGCGTGTTCGACAACTACATCCAGGAGCCGGCCTACCTGAGCGGCATGGTGGCCGGCGGCATGACGAAGAGCAATCGCATCGGCATGGTCGGCGGCTTCCCGATTCCCGAAGTGAACCGGCTGATGAACGCGTTCATGGCCGGCGCGAAGGAAACGAACCCGAAGGTCGAGTTCAGCGTGAGCTTCATCAACAGCTGGTTCGACCCGCCGAAGGCCAAGGAAGCGGCCTTCGCCATGATCGACAAGGGCGCTGACGTGATGTACGCCGAGCGCTTCGGCGTCTCGGACGCGGCCAAGGAAAAGGGCAAGCTCGCCATCGGCAACGTGATCGACACGCAGAGCCAGTACCCAGACACGGTGGTCGCTTCGGCCCTGTGGAATTTCGAGCCCGCGGCCGACCGCGCGATCAAGCTCGTGAAGGAAGGCAAGTTCGCGGCCGAAGACTACGGCGTGTATGCGCAGATGAAGCACAAGGGCTCCGAGCTGGCGCCGCTGGGCACCTTCGAGAAGAAAGTGCCTGCCGACATCGTCGCCAAGGTGAAGGCCAGGCAGGCTGACATCCTCTCGGGCAAGTTCATCGTGAAGGTGGACGACGCGCAACCGAAGTCCACCGCAAAGTGA
- the upp gene encoding uracil phosphoribosyltransferase has protein sequence MSNVHLVNHPLVQHKLTLMRRKDASTNSFRRLLNEISMLMAYEVTRDMPMQDIEVETPLETMQAKVIDGKKLVLVSILRAGTGILDGMLTVVPGARVGHIGLYRDPKTLTAVEYYFKMPGEMENRDVIVVDPMLATGNSAVAAVERLKELNPKSIKFVCLLTCPEGVATMQKAHPDVPIYTAAIDRELNSHGYILPGLGDAGDRIFGTK, from the coding sequence ATGAGCAACGTCCACCTCGTCAATCACCCCCTCGTCCAGCACAAGCTCACGCTGATGCGCCGCAAGGATGCGTCCACCAACAGCTTCCGCCGGCTCCTCAATGAAATCAGCATGCTGATGGCCTATGAGGTCACGCGCGACATGCCGATGCAGGACATCGAGGTCGAAACCCCGCTCGAGACCATGCAGGCCAAAGTCATCGACGGCAAGAAGCTGGTGCTGGTTTCCATCCTGCGCGCCGGCACCGGCATCCTCGACGGCATGCTCACCGTGGTGCCCGGCGCACGCGTCGGCCACATCGGCCTGTACCGTGACCCGAAGACGCTGACGGCCGTCGAGTACTACTTCAAGATGCCCGGCGAAATGGAGAACCGCGACGTGATCGTGGTCGACCCGATGCTGGCCACCGGCAACTCCGCCGTGGCCGCGGTTGAGCGCCTGAAGGAGCTCAACCCCAAGTCGATCAAGTTCGTCTGCCTGCTGACCTGCCCCGAAGGCGTGGCGACGATGCAGAAGGCCCATCCGGATGTGCCGATCTATACCGCAGCGATCGACCGCGAGCTCAATAGCCACGGCTACATCCTGCCCGGCCTTGGCGACGCAGGCGACCGGATTTTCGGCACCAAGTAA